In the Chloroflexota bacterium genome, one interval contains:
- a CDS encoding CoA transferase encodes MVIAVSRLPLEGVRILDMTVVVGPPWGTMLLANMGAEVIHVESTQSFPSTTRGYTAHPVKETVPFMGAVGRGYPNLDPGSRPWNRFGAFNGTNHNKLGMTVDLRNETGRRLFRDLVRVSDIVVDNVPGLVDKLGINYAGLRAVKPDIICMSVAGMGAWGPYKDQKGFGIHFEEIIGHGWLRGYAEDHPDSVTNAVPSDPAAGAAMCWLAIAALRHRDRTGQGQFIDLSMGECYVHHLASAFVDYALTGRIQRTLGNHHPWMAPHFCYPTKGEDRWINIAAGGDIEWRALVQVMGNPAWAQERRFATCLGRLRNQGEIDGHITEWTKQNDRYELQERLQRAGVAAFVVTDNADQYRDPQLVHRGYFRTVTHPDSGTHEYPFQYWKVSGTPWELRHAAPLLGEDNPYVYRDLLGVTEPRYKELEASGHIGMEYAPHIP; translated from the coding sequence ATGGTGATTGCTGTGTCGCGACTTCCCCTAGAAGGCGTCCGCATCCTCGATATGACCGTCGTCGTCGGCCCGCCCTGGGGCACCATGCTTCTTGCCAACATGGGCGCCGAAGTCATCCACGTGGAGTCCACGCAGTCCTTCCCCAGCACCACGCGAGGCTACACGGCTCACCCGGTGAAGGAGACCGTCCCCTTCATGGGAGCCGTCGGCCGCGGCTACCCCAACCTCGATCCCGGTTCCCGTCCCTGGAACCGCTTCGGCGCGTTCAACGGCACCAACCACAACAAACTCGGCATGACGGTGGACCTCCGAAACGAGACGGGCCGCCGGCTCTTCCGCGATCTCGTCCGCGTCTCGGACATCGTGGTGGACAACGTCCCCGGCCTGGTGGACAAGCTGGGCATCAACTATGCCGGCCTCCGCGCCGTGAAACCGGACATCATCTGCATGTCCGTGGCCGGCATGGGCGCCTGGGGCCCGTACAAAGACCAGAAGGGCTTCGGCATCCACTTCGAGGAGATCATCGGCCACGGCTGGCTGCGCGGCTATGCGGAAGACCACCCGGACTCCGTCACCAACGCCGTCCCCTCGGACCCGGCGGCGGGCGCCGCCATGTGCTGGCTCGCCATCGCCGCCCTGCGCCATCGCGACCGCACCGGCCAGGGCCAGTTCATAGACCTCTCCATGGGCGAATGCTATGTCCATCACCTCGCCTCCGCCTTTGTGGACTATGCCCTCACCGGGCGCATCCAGCGCACCCTGGGCAACCATCACCCCTGGATGGCGCCGCACTTCTGCTACCCCACTAAGGGCGAAGACCGCTGGATCAATATCGCCGCCGGCGGCGATATTGAATGGCGAGCCTTGGTGCAGGTGATGGGCAACCCGGCATGGGCGCAGGAGCGACGCTTCGCCACCTGCCTGGGGCGGCTCAGGAATCAGGGCGAGATAGACGGCCATATCACCGAATGGACGAAGCAGAACGACCGCTACGAGCTTCAGGAGCGGCTACAGCGGGCAGGCGTCGCCGCCTTCGTCGTCACGGACAACGCCGACCAGTACCGCGACCCTCAGCTTGTCCACCGGGGCTACTTCCGCACAGTCACGCATCCCGATTCCGGCACCCATGAATACCCCTTCCAGTACTGGAAGGTCTCCGGCACTCCCTGGGAGTTGCGCCATGCCGCGCCGCTCCTTGGCGAAGATAACCCCTACGTCTACCGCGACCTCCTCGGTGTCACCGAGCCACGCTACAAGGAGCTAGAGGCCTCCGGCCACATCGGCATGGAGTACGCGCCGCATATCCCGTAG
- a CDS encoding CoA transferase, translating to MPPPAQSLSGLTVLDLTWGIAGPYCSKVLAGLGAEVIKVERPSGGDPSRSAGPFVSDQPSLETGVLHLDLNQGKKSLTLNLKSAVGRDIVRSLAATADIFLESFHPGVVQRLGLDFDAVRRANRRITYLSLSNYGQDGPYRDYKTSDMLLFGGAGEMNSTGLPERTPIRLGNYTQQYQSGNMAAAAALIAYYGTRDGSDGQYIDMSLYETTASSVDRRMQYMVSYAYTGRPGQRRDSVYSHYPTGNYPCKDGFYDIFGGPQFFTRILDMMGMPEVAKDPRFSTPKDLVDVVRKDEFDSIFLPWVTQKTMRELLKLSQQYSVYAAPIFTPKDVYEDEHMKARGFFLEVDHPVVGKALLPGEPAKMSATPYQVHPAPTLGRHNEEILVGRLGYSRHDTVALRQAGVI from the coding sequence ATGCCGCCGCCTGCGCAATCGCTGTCAGGACTTACCGTCCTCGATCTCACCTGGGGCATCGCCGGCCCCTATTGCTCCAAGGTCCTGGCCGGGTTGGGCGCTGAAGTCATCAAGGTTGAGCGCCCAAGCGGCGGCGACCCTTCGCGCTCCGCAGGCCCCTTCGTGAGCGACCAGCCTTCGCTGGAGACGGGCGTCTTGCACCTGGACCTCAACCAGGGGAAGAAGAGCCTGACGCTCAATCTGAAGTCAGCCGTGGGTCGGGACATCGTCAGATCCCTGGCTGCAACGGCGGACATCTTCCTCGAGTCCTTTCACCCTGGAGTCGTCCAGCGCCTGGGCCTGGACTTCGATGCCGTCCGCCGGGCGAATCGCCGCATCACCTATCTTTCCCTCTCCAACTACGGCCAGGACGGCCCATACCGCGACTACAAGACGAGCGATATGCTGCTCTTCGGCGGCGCGGGGGAGATGAACAGCACCGGCCTCCCGGAGCGCACGCCGATCCGCCTGGGTAACTACACCCAACAGTACCAATCGGGCAATATGGCGGCGGCCGCCGCCCTCATCGCCTACTACGGCACCCGCGACGGCAGCGATGGCCAGTACATAGATATGTCGCTCTATGAGACCACCGCCAGCAGCGTGGACCGGCGCATGCAGTACATGGTCTCCTACGCCTATACCGGCAGGCCCGGCCAGCGCCGCGATAGCGTCTACTCCCACTACCCCACGGGCAACTACCCTTGCAAGGACGGCTTCTACGATATCTTCGGCGGGCCGCAGTTCTTCACCCGCATCCTGGACATGATGGGCATGCCGGAAGTGGCCAAGGACCCGCGCTTCTCCACGCCCAAGGACCTGGTGGACGTGGTCCGCAAGGATGAGTTCGACTCCATCTTCCTCCCGTGGGTTACCCAAAAGACCATGCGCGAGCTGCTCAAGCTCTCCCAGCAGTACAGCGTCTACGCCGCGCCCATCTTCACGCCCAAGGACGTCTACGAAGACGAGCACATGAAAGCCCGGGGCTTCTTTCTAGAGGTAGACCACCCGGTGGTCGGCAAGGCCCTTTTGCCGGGGGAACCGGCCAAGATGTCCGCGACGCCCTACCAGGTGCATCCCGCACCGACTTTGGGCCGGCACAACGAGGAAATCCTGGTGGGCCGCCTGGGCTATAGCCGCCACGATACGGTCGCCCTTCGCCAGGCGGGGGTTATCTAG
- a CDS encoding enoyl-CoA hydratase/isomerase family protein, which translates to MPSLCRGAAHSLLKNCSPPSFCVNDEGVPRAAAQRALDKRYSNGIMGGARYTVATFARRTPVVDYARLAQSNLNVQVQDKIAVITINRPERMNSITTELHSALEDVFVMLNQDDRVRCAILTGAGSRAFCAGADVKNMASRNENPNEAKPLGNILRNAKWVIHNFLNLEVPIIGAINGDAVGLGSTLAVMCDVTVMSETARIGDTHVKIGLVAGDGGALMWPFLIGMNRAKELLLTGRLIKGTEAERIGLVNYAVPQDQVMPRAMELATELANGAPMAVRWTKAALNQHIWREVVNTHHFSLGVESLTAASEDTKEAAKAFVEKRTPTFKNR; encoded by the coding sequence ATGCCTTCGCTGTGCCGGGGAGCGGCGCACAGCCTCTTGAAGAATTGTAGCCCTCCATCCTTCTGTGTCAACGACGAAGGGGTCCCGCGGGCCGCCGCACAACGCGCCCTAGACAAGCGTTACAGCAACGGTATCATGGGCGGCGCACGCTATACTGTTGCCACCTTCGCCAGGAGGACCCCCGTGGTTGATTATGCACGCCTCGCCCAATCCAACCTGAACGTCCAAGTCCAGGACAAGATCGCCGTCATCACCATCAACCGGCCGGAGCGCATGAACTCCATCACCACGGAGCTGCACTCCGCCCTGGAAGACGTCTTCGTTATGCTGAACCAGGACGATCGCGTCCGCTGCGCCATCCTTACCGGCGCCGGGAGCCGGGCCTTCTGCGCCGGGGCCGATGTGAAGAACATGGCCAGCCGCAATGAGAATCCGAACGAGGCGAAGCCCCTGGGGAACATCCTCCGCAACGCCAAGTGGGTCATTCACAACTTCTTGAACCTGGAAGTCCCCATCATCGGCGCCATCAACGGCGATGCCGTGGGCCTGGGCTCCACCCTCGCTGTCATGTGCGATGTCACCGTCATGTCGGAGACGGCGCGCATCGGCGATACCCATGTCAAGATCGGCCTTGTGGCCGGCGATGGCGGCGCCCTCATGTGGCCCTTCCTGATCGGCATGAACCGGGCCAAGGAGTTGCTCTTGACCGGCCGCCTGATCAAGGGGACGGAGGCGGAGCGGATCGGCTTGGTCAACTACGCCGTCCCGCAAGACCAGGTCATGCCTAGGGCGATGGAGCTTGCGACTGAGCTCGCCAACGGCGCGCCCATGGCCGTCCGGTGGACCAAGGCCGCCCTGAACCAGCACATCTGGCGCGAGGTCGTCAACACGCACCACTTCTCCCTCGGCGTGGAATCGCTCACCGCCGCCTCCGAAGATACCAAGGAGGCGGCCAAGGCCTTTGTGGAGAAGCGGACGCCCACCTTCAAGAACCGCTAG
- a CDS encoding MFS transporter codes for MCGGPRDPFVVDTEGWRATILQEAVRRSPAQRRHLTDTPTGSPSSAAPSASSGFGGRTFRSLRHRDFRVLWIGILIISSGQWLEQVAISWQVVELTSEFYWVGVIAAARAFPTLIITPIGGVLADRYDRTRVLATSQLGSALCGAVLASLGFSHKLELWHLIAVSAGFGTLWSINNPNRHALIPHLVPRQDLMNAIALNSTGFNLTRSLGPAMGGLLLAAVGFSWVFTMVCAAYLMVLLTTLNIRTHTQTTTVAKESVLQNLKTGLVYVRRNKTVATLVVMGWFIVVIGMPYFTMLALFARDVYEVGEREYGFLLGCTGIGSIVASIYLASRAQIRNPGTLQLAIGIVFGIGIIGFGLAPSFAWAVPGLIVAGAASMMYLSVNNTILQMILPDAVRGRVMGLVMMQFGLMPLGSLVSTSVADVIGLQATVIGMGAILAAASLLAMRLLGDFRRLNLYEKLPEQHGTT; via the coding sequence TTGTGCGGCGGCCCGCGGGACCCCTTCGTCGTTGACACAGAAGGATGGAGGGCTACAATTCTTCAAGAGGCTGTGCGCCGCTCCCCGGCACAGCGAAGGCATCTTACGGACACTCCAACCGGCTCACCATCTTCGGCCGCCCCTTCTGCTTCCAGCGGCTTCGGCGGCCGCACCTTCCGCTCCCTCCGCCACCGCGATTTCCGGGTGCTCTGGATCGGCATCCTAATCATCAGCTCCGGCCAGTGGCTGGAGCAGGTGGCCATCTCCTGGCAGGTGGTGGAGCTCACGTCAGAGTTCTACTGGGTGGGCGTCATCGCCGCCGCGCGGGCCTTCCCGACCCTGATCATCACGCCCATCGGCGGGGTCCTAGCCGATCGGTACGACCGGACAAGGGTGCTGGCGACGAGCCAGCTCGGCTCCGCCCTCTGCGGGGCGGTGTTGGCCAGCCTGGGGTTCAGCCACAAGCTGGAGCTGTGGCATCTCATCGCCGTTTCCGCCGGTTTCGGCACCCTCTGGTCAATCAATAACCCGAACCGCCACGCCCTTATCCCGCACCTGGTGCCGCGCCAGGACCTGATGAACGCCATCGCGCTCAACTCAACGGGCTTCAACCTGACCAGGTCCCTTGGCCCGGCGATGGGCGGGTTGCTGCTGGCGGCGGTCGGCTTCTCTTGGGTCTTCACCATGGTCTGCGCCGCCTATCTGATGGTGCTGCTCACCACGCTCAACATCCGGACGCATACGCAGACGACGACCGTGGCGAAGGAGTCCGTGCTGCAGAACCTCAAAACGGGCCTGGTCTACGTGCGGCGGAACAAAACGGTGGCGACCTTGGTGGTTATGGGCTGGTTCATCGTCGTCATCGGCATGCCGTACTTCACCATGCTGGCGCTCTTCGCCAGGGACGTCTACGAAGTAGGGGAGCGCGAGTACGGCTTCCTCTTGGGATGCACCGGGATCGGGTCCATCGTGGCATCCATCTATCTCGCCAGCCGCGCCCAGATCCGCAATCCGGGGACGCTGCAGCTCGCCATCGGGATCGTCTTCGGCATCGGCATCATCGGCTTCGGGCTTGCGCCCAGTTTCGCCTGGGCTGTGCCCGGGCTCATCGTTGCCGGTGCCGCCAGCATGATGTACCTCTCCGTGAACAACACCATCCTGCAGATGATCCTGCCGGACGCCGTGCGCGGGCGCGTGATGGGCCTGGTGATGATGCAATTCGGCTTGATGCCGCTCGGCTCGCTCGTCTCAACATCGGTGGCTGACGTGATCGGCCTGCAGGCCACGGTCATCGGGATGGGCGCCATCTTGGCCGCCGCGTCGCTCCTGGCGATGCGCCTCCTGGGCGATTTCAGGAGACTGAACCTGTACGAGAAGCTGCCCGAGCAGCACGGGACGACCTGA